A single region of the Pseudalkalibacillus berkeleyi genome encodes:
- a CDS encoding YpoC family protein — MDKRNKDEVDFNKLVQHVFKLWKVQKVEISKHFKARDRKSAKPLMIEGIGWFVNLMFWTNDQLLTRLTEITDDAAHLLLKPVNAKERLSYIFQFPDQFHAFIQLSELYEELEKQWYIAIRKKQHIDKK, encoded by the coding sequence ATGGACAAACGCAATAAGGATGAAGTTGACTTTAACAAACTGGTTCAACACGTCTTTAAACTTTGGAAAGTCCAGAAAGTTGAAATATCAAAACACTTTAAAGCACGTGATCGAAAGTCAGCTAAACCTTTGATGATAGAGGGGATCGGTTGGTTTGTTAATTTAATGTTCTGGACGAATGATCAATTGCTGACTAGATTAACCGAGATTACTGATGACGCTGCCCATTTACTACTAAAACCAGTGAACGCTAAAGAACGTCTTTCCTATATTTTTCAATTCCCCGATCAATTCCATGCATTCATCCAACTATCTGAGCTTTATGAAGAATTAGAGAAGCAATGGTACATTGCGATTCGAAAAAAACAGCATATAGACAAGAAATGA